ATTTCTCATTTAAAAGCTGTGAAACGCATTTTACGTTACATAGCAAGAACAATTGATTTAGGATTGTGGTATACACACGAAACCAACTCAAATTTAGTAGGGTTTtcagatgctgattgggctgggGATTTAGATGATAGAAAAAGTACTTCTGGGGGATGCTTTTATCTTGGAAATAATTTGATCTCGTGGCATAGTAGGAAACAAAATTttgtttcactttcaactgctgaatctgaatatgtggcagTTGGAAGTTGTTGTACACAACTTTTATGGATGAACCAAATGGTAAAAGACTATGGGCTTAAAAGTGAAACCTTAGTTGTGTACTGTGATAATTCgagtgcaattgatatttcaaaaaatccatACAACACTCTCGAACTAAACACATTGACATTCGACATCACTTTATTAGAGATCTAGTAGAAAAGGGGTTGATTCGAATGGAATTTGTTGGTACAAATAACCAATTGGCAGACATATTCACTAAAGCATTAGACTTTGAGAGATTCTCAAACCTTAGgaaatctctcagcatgtgtGCAATCTGATCATTCATGGATGTTGTCTcggatgttacaacatctcagaCAACACCCCATCTGCATGTGCATTTCTAGGACTTAAGCATACTGCATTTGCATGCATACTGTTATATGATGTGTTTTCACAATGTTGCATAATCTTCTGGTGCACTTACAATTTCATGTTCTATCTAAACTTAATACACTTGGATATGATTAATAATCTGATTAAATCACAAAGTAGTTGAAGGATGATCATGTACTCCATGACATTGTCCCATACGAAAAGTGACTTGAAAAGATTGAGTAAAAAGACAAA
The sequence above is a segment of the Primulina huaijiensis isolate GDHJ02 unplaced genomic scaffold, ASM1229523v2 scaffold23895, whole genome shotgun sequence genome. Coding sequences within it:
- the LOC140967186 gene encoding secreted RxLR effector protein 161-like — translated: RTIDLGLWYTHETNSNLVGFSDADWAGDLDDRKSTSGGCFYLGNNLISWHSRKQNFVSLSTAESEYVAVGSCCTQLLWMNQMVKDYGLKSETLVVYCDNSSAIDISKNPYNTLELNTLTFDITLLEI